From Chlamydiifrater volucris, one genomic window encodes:
- a CDS encoding class I SAM-dependent methyltransferase: MKTFFSNVVSVAHRLFSEFLVPGDVAVDATCGNGKDILIMAKLLKGKGKIIGYDIQQEALIKSQVAFNALLSKEEANIILLKHGSHVCLDEKGAKLFHYNLGYLPGGNHDITTVTEDTIVSLNKALDLLHPEGIITVICYPGHEEGKREKEAVESFAEALDPGAWTVVLRKMVNRSLAPELFVFKRNVL; encoded by the coding sequence ATGAAGACATTTTTTTCTAATGTGGTGTCGGTGGCTCATCGTTTGTTTTCAGAGTTTTTAGTCCCCGGAGATGTGGCTGTAGATGCCACATGCGGTAATGGCAAGGACATCCTCATAATGGCCAAGCTTTTGAAAGGTAAAGGAAAAATTATCGGTTACGATATTCAGCAAGAAGCATTGATCAAGTCTCAGGTGGCTTTCAATGCCTTGTTGAGTAAAGAGGAGGCTAACATTATCCTATTGAAGCATGGCTCTCACGTTTGTTTGGATGAGAAAGGAGCCAAGTTATTTCATTACAATTTAGGGTATTTACCTGGAGGAAATCACGATATTACAACTGTTACGGAAGACACCATTGTCAGTTTAAACAAAGCGTTAGATCTTCTTCATCCAGAGGGAATTATTACAGTTATCTGTTATCCTGGACATGAAGAAGGAAAAAGAGAAAAAGAAGCAGTAGAATCGTTTGCTGAAGCTTTAGATCCAGGGGCTTGGACAGTAGTTCTTCGTAAAATGGTGAATCGAAGCTTAGCTCCGGAACTATTTGTTTTTAAAAGAAATGTCTTATGA
- the rplT gene encoding 50S ribosomal protein L20 has translation MVRATGSVASRRRRKRILKQAKGFWGDRKGHYRQSCSAVMRAMAFNYMHRKDRKGDFRRLWITRLNVASRINGLSYSRLINGLKLSGISLNRKMLSEMAIHNPEAFSRVASEAKRALEAAV, from the coding sequence ATGGTACGTGCAACAGGTTCAGTAGCTTCTCGTCGTCGTCGCAAGCGCATCTTGAAGCAGGCTAAAGGGTTTTGGGGGGATAGGAAAGGACACTACAGACAGTCTTGCTCGGCTGTCATGAGAGCTATGGCTTTCAATTACATGCATCGAAAAGATCGAAAAGGGGATTTTCGTCGTCTCTGGATTACCCGTTTGAATGTGGCTTCCAGGATCAATGGGCTTTCTTATAGTCGATTAATAAATGGGTTAAAGCTTTCTGGAATTTCTCTAAATAGAAAAATGCTTTCTGAAATGGCTATACACAATCCTGAGGCATTCTCTCGAGTGGCCAGCGAAGCTAAAAGAGCTCTTGAGGCTGCGGTCTAG
- the pheS gene encoding phenylalanine--tRNA ligase subunit alpha gives MSIEERVSSVRRDFSAEISSAKSSEELADIRVRYLGKKGIFRNFSEELKKVPPEERPSLGALINSCKAFIEEEISSVSEKFLEEEEYKRFFSERIDVTLPGEACFSGGEHVLKKTLREVVDIFVSLGFSIQEAPNIESEANNFSLLNFPDDHPARQMHDTFYLDEKTLLRTHTSNVQARELKRSQSKRMKVVAPGLCFRNEDVSSRSHMMFHQIEAFLIDENVSMVDLIVVLREVFQRFFNKNVRLKFRHSYFPFVEPGVEVDVSCIECAEKGCSLCKNTGWLEVAGAGMIHPNVLCKGGADPEKLSGYALGMGIERLVMLRHGIPDIRLFFENDVKFLKQF, from the coding sequence ATGAGTATCGAAGAACGGGTATCCTCTGTTCGTAGGGACTTTTCTGCGGAAATTAGTAGTGCTAAGAGTTCTGAGGAGCTTGCTGATATTAGAGTTAGGTATCTTGGGAAAAAGGGGATTTTCCGTAATTTTTCTGAGGAACTCAAGAAGGTTCCGCCAGAAGAGAGGCCCTCCTTGGGAGCCTTGATCAACTCCTGCAAAGCTTTTATCGAGGAAGAGATATCTAGCGTTTCGGAGAAGTTCCTTGAAGAAGAGGAATATAAGAGGTTTTTTTCCGAAAGGATAGACGTGACTCTTCCCGGAGAGGCCTGTTTTTCCGGAGGGGAGCATGTTTTGAAAAAGACTCTTCGCGAAGTCGTCGATATTTTTGTTTCCTTAGGCTTTTCTATTCAGGAAGCGCCAAACATTGAGAGTGAAGCTAATAATTTTTCTCTTTTGAATTTCCCCGATGATCACCCAGCTCGGCAAATGCATGACACTTTTTACTTAGATGAGAAGACCTTGTTGCGCACCCATACTTCAAATGTTCAAGCTAGGGAATTGAAAAGAAGTCAAAGCAAAAGGATGAAGGTCGTAGCTCCGGGGCTATGTTTCAGAAATGAGGATGTGTCTTCTAGATCTCATATGATGTTTCATCAGATAGAGGCTTTCCTTATAGATGAAAACGTTAGTATGGTGGATCTTATCGTGGTTCTCCGAGAAGTTTTTCAAAGGTTTTTTAATAAAAATGTGCGCTTGAAGTTTCGCCATAGCTACTTTCCTTTTGTAGAACCCGGTGTCGAAGTAGACGTATCTTGCATAGAATGTGCGGAAAAGGGATGCTCTCTGTGCAAGAATACGGGATGGCTAGAGGTCGCTGGCGCGGGGATGATACATCCAAATGTATTGTGCAAAGGAGGGGCAGACCCGGAGAAACTTTCTGGTTATGCTCTAGGAATGGGAATAGAGCGACTTGTTATGTTGCGTCACGGTATACCAGATATTCGACTGTTTTTTGAAAATGATGTTAAGTTTTTGAAGCAGTTTTAG
- the murB gene encoding UDP-N-acetylmuramate dehydrogenase — MCKPSPAFPFPVKREVPLSKYSTFRVGGPAKFFKAITTAEEAVEVFRFLRQTPLPYFILGKGSNCLFDDLGFRGLVLLNNINKKKFLTSTLLEVCSGHSFASLGRYTVSKKLGGLEFASGIPGSVGGAVFMNAGVQKQATADTVVRVKVINQNGEIVSYGKPELSFGYRSSRFQKFPEFILSAEFQLYHNPDSSVLENSYREKRMKTQPYKQLSAGCIFRNPSKEVPAGKLIEECGLKGLSVGDAVISPTHANFIVNKGAAKAKDILKLIELAKEAAQKRGFSLQEEVLIIPHR; from the coding sequence ATGTGTAAACCAAGCCCTGCCTTCCCCTTTCCTGTGAAGAGAGAAGTTCCCTTAAGTAAATATTCTACATTTCGAGTAGGAGGCCCTGCAAAATTTTTTAAAGCAATTACTACAGCAGAGGAAGCTGTGGAAGTTTTCCGTTTCTTACGTCAAACTCCCCTCCCCTACTTTATTTTAGGAAAAGGTTCTAATTGTCTATTCGATGATCTAGGATTTCGCGGGCTAGTTCTACTCAATAATATTAATAAAAAAAAATTTTTAACCTCTACTTTGTTAGAAGTCTGTTCTGGGCATTCTTTCGCTTCTTTAGGACGGTACACAGTCTCGAAAAAATTAGGCGGCTTAGAGTTTGCCTCAGGAATCCCTGGATCAGTGGGCGGAGCTGTTTTCATGAATGCTGGAGTACAAAAGCAAGCAACTGCAGATACTGTTGTGAGAGTTAAAGTAATTAACCAAAACGGAGAAATCGTGTCTTATGGAAAACCCGAGTTAAGTTTTGGCTACCGTTCATCGCGGTTCCAAAAATTCCCAGAATTTATACTGAGCGCAGAGTTCCAGTTGTATCACAACCCTGATTCTTCTGTCTTAGAAAACTCCTACAGGGAAAAAAGGATGAAGACTCAGCCTTATAAACAACTTTCCGCTGGATGTATTTTTCGGAATCCTTCAAAAGAGGTGCCTGCAGGAAAGCTCATCGAAGAATGCGGCCTAAAAGGGCTAAGTGTTGGCGATGCTGTCATATCCCCAACGCATGCTAATTTTATTGTCAACAAAGGTGCTGCCAAAGCAAAGGACATTTTAAAACTTATCGAATTAGCAAAAGAAGCCGCACAAAAACGCGGTTTCTCCCTACAAGAAGAAGTCCTTATCATTCCCCACAGATAG
- a CDS encoding ribonucleotide-diphosphate reductase subunit beta has product MEGDLLEGRSKRVDVNQKFLINCNQVDVNQLVPIKYKWAWEHYLNGCANNWLPTEVSMAKDIEIWKSNRLSEDERRVILLNLGFFSTAESLVGNNIVLAIFKHVTNPEARQYLLRQAFEEAVHTHTFLYICESLGLDEREVFNAYNERASIKAKDDFQMSLTTHILDPNFSTDSVEGIKDFIKNLVGYYVIMEGIFFYSGFVMVLSFHRQNKMTGIGEQYQYILRDETIHLNFGIDLINGIKEENPEVWTPELQQEIVTLIERAVELEIAYAEDCLPRGILGLKSSMFIDYVRHIADRRLERIGLKPIYNAKNPFPWMSETMDLNKEKNFFETRVTEYQTAGSLNW; this is encoded by the coding sequence ATGGAAGGGGATCTTTTAGAAGGTAGAAGTAAACGGGTAGATGTTAACCAGAAATTTTTAATCAATTGTAACCAGGTTGATGTTAATCAGTTGGTGCCAATCAAGTACAAATGGGCTTGGGAGCATTACCTTAATGGTTGTGCCAATAATTGGCTTCCTACAGAAGTGTCCATGGCCAAAGATATCGAGATTTGGAAGTCTAATAGGTTGTCCGAGGATGAGCGTAGGGTGATTCTTCTAAATTTAGGTTTTTTTAGCACAGCTGAAAGTTTGGTAGGAAACAACATTGTTTTGGCGATATTTAAGCACGTAACTAATCCTGAAGCTAGACAATATCTTTTACGACAAGCTTTTGAGGAGGCAGTGCACACTCACACTTTTTTATATATCTGTGAGTCTCTGGGATTGGATGAAAGAGAAGTTTTTAATGCGTACAATGAGAGAGCTTCCATTAAAGCTAAAGATGATTTTCAAATGTCTTTAACGACTCACATTCTGGATCCTAATTTTTCTACTGATTCGGTAGAAGGGATAAAGGATTTTATCAAAAATCTAGTTGGCTATTATGTCATTATGGAGGGGATATTCTTCTACAGTGGTTTTGTTATGGTATTGTCGTTCCATCGACAAAATAAGATGACCGGGATCGGAGAACAGTACCAGTATATCCTTAGAGATGAGACCATTCATTTAAATTTTGGTATAGATTTGATCAACGGTATCAAGGAGGAAAATCCCGAGGTATGGACTCCCGAGTTGCAGCAAGAAATAGTTACTTTGATTGAAAGAGCTGTTGAGTTAGAGATTGCTTACGCGGAAGATTGTTTGCCCAGGGGTATTTTAGGGCTTAAGTCTTCCATGTTTATAGATTATGTTCGACATATAGCTGACAGAAGATTAGAGAGAATAGGTCTTAAGCCTATTTACAACGCCAAAAATCCGTTTCCTTGGATGAGTGAAACCATGGACTTAAACAAAGAGAAGAATTTCTTTGAAACTCGTGTTACAGAGTATCAAACTGCTGGTAGCTTAAATTGGTAA
- a CDS encoding calcium-binding protein, giving the protein MEKQEQSLQEAMKHVQNIRKNLLSNTSCFFEDSEVVVSPKNSRDSLYLFPCGELAASIKHSMESIGSYINKFSNKQQLTRNPFIHEVEDLLEVFDGQSDLLESIGVSEEYNDLRNTYEHVIGTEAKDSLAIKEQEVNLDNDLSKVPTLDSLVEVKRDRYYELFFIRNEDNKRFYTESLAQIIAKHGKLHEASSTVDPLTKTFLWQGNEKERQSNYIFSASEPFIRDFYKLGALKNKTIPEVSAVHNAILALMLSKTSKTKISSKPIKSNLAYFNDFLGFLREATLLLEEGSFNTSEKTDLRITSGRIVDKWILSLFFYRPDNSEALRYLFSQMNSSMEGKKMSASKYVSDLYDEQHRIFSKFPNGPLLKSLDYLSDKHSCQQFDPFKMGMTPSFEGNLVCSNGKAFMKVFSSANPITQESVLYASLNQEFLSLLKILKREGSSVFVVNFQNRQSKKDKARTRLLEECADNSDFSGNIKVFSCPEPEDLLLNIEGKEEIKDFNEFVQAVLEELTKNEVSSSYRMDSLIKNRLEKEFLPKCLNSLKDVFFSKKKILFRNDKLLLLHLVSYLLVFKQLEIILPNYFWIMSKDGLDYVGAFLAGLCCFSRKSTEWDEKFLKSMLAKLSVSTFLMRDRQVMSPCVELLEKLMSSLRKNRKNLPKLHSLYELDLEGWEFMGFVPQINEG; this is encoded by the coding sequence ATGGAAAAGCAAGAACAGAGCTTGCAAGAGGCAATGAAACATGTTCAGAATATAAGAAAAAATCTTCTTTCAAATACGTCTTGCTTCTTTGAAGATTCAGAGGTTGTTGTATCACCAAAGAACTCTCGCGATTCATTGTATTTATTTCCTTGCGGAGAGTTGGCAGCCTCCATAAAGCACTCAATGGAGTCAATAGGAAGCTACATTAACAAATTTTCTAATAAGCAACAGCTTACAAGGAACCCTTTTATTCACGAGGTGGAAGATTTGTTAGAAGTCTTTGATGGTCAATCAGATCTACTGGAAAGTATAGGAGTATCCGAAGAATATAATGATCTACGAAATACTTATGAGCATGTAATTGGCACAGAAGCTAAGGATTCGTTAGCCATTAAAGAACAAGAAGTCAATCTTGATAATGACCTATCCAAAGTCCCCACTTTGGATAGTCTTGTAGAAGTGAAGCGAGATAGGTATTACGAACTATTTTTTATAAGAAATGAAGATAATAAGAGGTTTTATACAGAATCCTTAGCACAGATTATAGCAAAGCATGGAAAGCTTCATGAAGCCTCTTCTACTGTCGACCCTTTAACAAAAACGTTCTTATGGCAGGGCAACGAAAAAGAAAGACAAAGTAACTACATATTTTCCGCCTCAGAACCTTTCATACGAGATTTTTATAAATTAGGAGCCCTAAAAAACAAAACCATTCCTGAAGTTTCTGCTGTTCATAATGCGATTTTGGCTCTCATGTTATCCAAAACTTCTAAAACAAAGATCTCTTCAAAACCTATAAAAAGTAATTTGGCCTATTTCAATGACTTTTTGGGTTTTCTCAGAGAGGCAACACTGTTGTTGGAAGAGGGGAGTTTTAATACTTCAGAGAAAACTGATTTAAGGATTACGTCTGGGAGGATCGTTGACAAGTGGATATTGTCTTTGTTCTTCTATCGTCCAGATAACTCTGAAGCTTTGCGTTATTTGTTCAGCCAAATGAATTCTTCAATGGAAGGAAAAAAGATGTCCGCAAGCAAGTACGTATCTGATTTATATGATGAACAGCATCGAATATTTTCTAAATTTCCTAATGGCCCATTACTAAAATCACTAGATTATCTATCCGATAAGCATTCGTGTCAGCAATTTGATCCATTCAAAATGGGCATGACGCCCTCCTTTGAAGGCAATTTGGTTTGCAGCAATGGAAAAGCGTTTATGAAAGTCTTTTCTTCAGCTAATCCTATCACTCAAGAATCCGTTTTATATGCTTCTTTAAATCAAGAATTTTTATCTTTATTGAAAATTTTAAAACGAGAAGGATCTTCTGTTTTTGTCGTCAATTTTCAGAATAGGCAATCCAAGAAAGATAAGGCCAGGACCAGGCTCCTAGAGGAGTGTGCAGACAATTCTGATTTTTCAGGAAATATAAAGGTATTCTCTTGTCCTGAGCCAGAAGATTTGCTGCTAAATATTGAAGGAAAAGAAGAGATCAAAGATTTTAATGAGTTCGTCCAGGCAGTGTTGGAAGAACTTACAAAAAATGAGGTAAGTTCTTCTTATAGAATGGATAGTCTTATTAAAAATAGACTGGAAAAAGAATTTTTACCTAAATGTCTCAATAGTTTAAAAGATGTCTTTTTCTCTAAGAAAAAAATTTTATTCCGGAACGATAAGTTGCTACTACTCCACTTGGTTTCTTATTTGTTGGTTTTTAAGCAATTAGAAATTATTCTCCCAAATTATTTCTGGATAATGTCTAAAGATGGACTTGATTATGTGGGTGCTTTTCTTGCTGGGCTTTGTTGTTTCTCAAGAAAATCAACAGAGTGGGATGAGAAATTTTTAAAATCGATGCTAGCAAAGCTTTCTGTTTCAACATTTTTGATGCGAGATAGGCAGGTGATGTCTCCTTGCGTGGAGCTTTTGGAAAAATTGATGAGCTCTCTGAGGAAAAATAGGAAAAACTTACCTAAGTTGCATTCTTTATATGAACTCGATTTGGAGGGATGGGAATTTATGGGGTTTGTGCCACAAATCAACGAAGGTTAG
- a CDS encoding LptF/LptG family permease, with amino-acid sequence MKLWQRHLLLRFWTIFLVLVISSFLFYSSIHHSLHVMKSTGSTSTVVPWKLNTLYYLSQIGLKSEFLFPQLIAVTTTLTLSSMQHKREVSLLQASGLSLKQFLSPLLFSVGLITVFLYANFQWLYPACENISLKKESLEKGSKTTREDKIPALYLKDQTVLIYSSIDRTAMTLNKVFWIKSRNEIYSIERLAFNTLSLPMGFSVMLFKNQESTNTVSQQFFDMKEFPEIEFGFYDNPFSKIFTAGAKNRLSEIFGAIPWKATGPGTTTSIPQRIAALISHFYYRLFSPLACLAATIVSAAFCLRFSRTPKVALAYLVPLSLVNIFFVFLKAGMVLSSNSVLPVLQTMVVAPLALALYSGYKFANLR; translated from the coding sequence ATGAAATTGTGGCAGCGTCACTTACTACTCCGATTTTGGACTATCTTTTTAGTACTGGTGATTTCTTCCTTCCTGTTTTATTCCTCGATTCACCACTCTTTGCATGTAATGAAGTCTACCGGTTCAACTTCGACTGTAGTTCCTTGGAAACTCAATACCCTATACTACCTCTCCCAAATCGGGTTAAAAAGTGAATTTCTATTTCCTCAGCTAATTGCAGTAACAACTACACTGACTCTCTCATCCATGCAACACAAACGCGAAGTCTCTTTACTTCAAGCCTCCGGATTATCTTTAAAGCAGTTTCTTTCTCCCTTGCTATTCTCTGTGGGACTCATCACGGTCTTTCTTTACGCAAACTTTCAATGGTTGTACCCCGCTTGCGAAAACATCTCACTAAAAAAAGAGTCTCTAGAGAAAGGATCCAAAACCACTAGGGAAGATAAAATTCCAGCTCTTTACTTGAAAGATCAAACTGTTTTAATTTACTCTAGCATTGACAGAACGGCCATGACCTTAAATAAGGTGTTTTGGATAAAATCTCGAAATGAGATCTATTCTATCGAGCGACTTGCTTTCAATACTCTTTCCCTACCTATGGGGTTTAGTGTTATGCTTTTCAAAAATCAAGAAAGCACTAACACCGTTTCCCAACAATTCTTTGATATGAAGGAATTTCCTGAAATTGAATTCGGATTTTACGATAATCCTTTCTCCAAAATTTTCACTGCAGGAGCAAAAAATCGATTATCAGAAATCTTCGGAGCCATTCCCTGGAAAGCCACTGGACCAGGGACAACTACAAGTATACCGCAGCGAATAGCTGCTCTCATCTCTCACTTCTACTACAGATTATTCTCTCCTTTAGCGTGTCTTGCAGCAACAATTGTTTCCGCTGCATTTTGCTTACGCTTCTCTCGAACACCAAAAGTAGCTTTGGCTTATCTGGTGCCTCTTAGTCTAGTGAATATCTTCTTTGTTTTCCTCAAAGCTGGTATGGTTTTATCTTCAAACAGCGTCTTACCTGTCTTGCAAACAATGGTTGTGGCGCCATTGGCGCTCGCTTTATACTCGGGTTACAAATTTGCTAACCTTCGTTGA
- the infC gene encoding translation initiation factor IF-3 yields MAVNLKVNKQIRAPKVRVIGVGGEQMGVVSIKEALDMAREADLDLVEVASNSEPPVCKIMDYGKYRYDLTKKEKDNKKAQHQVRVKEVKLKPNIDENDFMTKSKQARAFLEKGNKVKITCTFRGRELAYPEHGHRVVQRMSQLLEDVGGVEAEPKLTGRSLSCVVAPVTVKTRKKQERIHAQDEK; encoded by the coding sequence GTGGCTGTCAATCTGAAAGTTAATAAGCAAATTCGTGCTCCTAAGGTTAGAGTAATCGGGGTTGGTGGAGAGCAAATGGGGGTTGTTTCCATCAAAGAGGCTCTCGATATGGCCAGGGAAGCAGATCTAGATTTAGTAGAGGTTGCGTCCAATAGTGAGCCTCCCGTCTGTAAGATCATGGATTACGGAAAGTACCGATATGACCTCACTAAAAAGGAAAAAGACAATAAGAAAGCCCAACATCAGGTTCGTGTCAAGGAAGTTAAGCTTAAGCCGAACATTGATGAGAATGATTTTATGACAAAATCCAAGCAAGCTAGGGCTTTTTTGGAAAAAGGAAATAAGGTTAAGATTACTTGTACCTTCCGGGGGCGGGAATTGGCTTACCCAGAGCATGGTCATAGAGTTGTTCAGCGTATGAGCCAGCTCCTAGAGGATGTTGGGGGAGTGGAGGCTGAACCTAAGTTGACAGGTAGGTCTTTGAGCTGCGTCGTCGCTCCTGTGACAGTAAAAACTAGAAAAAAACAGGAAAGAATACATGCCCAAGATGAAAAGTAA
- the rpmI gene encoding 50S ribosomal protein L35 yields the protein MPKMKSNKSVRSRFKLTGTGKLLRTCPGKRHKLTKKSSQAKRNLSKRPVMDESQVKMYKRMMLA from the coding sequence ATGCCCAAGATGAAAAGTAACAAATCTGTGAGGTCTCGTTTCAAATTGACGGGCACAGGAAAATTGCTCAGGACTTGTCCTGGGAAGAGGCATAAGTTGACTAAGAAGTCTTCTCAAGCTAAAAGAAATCTCTCCAAGCGTCCTGTGATGGATGAGTCTCAAGTAAAAATGTATAAACGTATGATGCTCGCTTAG
- a CDS encoding LptF/LptG family permease, whose amino-acid sequence MPLLWKLLILRFLKTTCLCSLSLIFISMIGSLQEIVALIAKNISYITVLKLTIYQIPYLLPFIIPVSCFVASFSLFRKLSDNNQITFLRSSGASQALIIFPLLVAAGVICCINFYTCSELASICRYRTCKEIANIAMTSPALLLQTIQKNETNRIFIAVDNCRKNTFSDVIVALKRDREISDIGIIKNIIPDTAKDTVSANKVLIISKIPDSLKQDSDSQEIYTETIDSILIPKVTSTLFAGKSYMKTRTDYLPWKTLLQNCRRGKDSRELLPEIFRRLAIGTLCVTLTYSGIVLGTYKPRFKKRFNPLIVLPILTITLLIIGKNTKSMAMAFILFVLPQLFAWIIFFITSYRETRGRA is encoded by the coding sequence ATGCCTCTACTTTGGAAGCTTCTCATATTAAGATTTTTGAAAACTACCTGCCTGTGTAGTCTCAGTCTTATTTTTATCTCTATGATTGGGTCCCTACAAGAAATCGTAGCTTTAATTGCTAAGAATATTTCCTATATTACAGTTTTAAAATTAACTATTTACCAAATCCCTTACCTGCTCCCTTTCATCATTCCAGTTTCCTGTTTTGTAGCATCGTTCTCTCTCTTTAGAAAGTTATCAGATAATAACCAAATAACGTTTTTAAGATCTTCAGGAGCTTCTCAAGCCTTGATTATCTTCCCGTTACTGGTTGCCGCCGGTGTAATTTGTTGTATCAACTTCTATACTTGTTCTGAATTAGCTTCTATCTGCAGATACAGAACATGCAAAGAAATAGCTAACATAGCTATGACATCTCCAGCTCTGTTGCTACAAACAATTCAAAAAAATGAAACTAATCGGATTTTCATAGCAGTTGACAATTGTCGTAAAAATACCTTTAGTGATGTGATTGTAGCCCTAAAACGGGACAGAGAAATATCCGATATTGGAATCATAAAAAATATTATTCCAGACACAGCTAAAGATACCGTATCCGCTAACAAGGTGCTAATTATATCAAAAATTCCAGACTCTTTGAAGCAAGACTCCGATTCACAGGAAATTTATACAGAAACCATCGACAGTATCTTAATACCCAAAGTTACCTCCACTTTATTTGCAGGGAAATCTTACATGAAAACAAGGACAGACTACTTGCCATGGAAAACTTTGTTGCAAAATTGCAGGCGGGGAAAAGACTCTAGAGAATTATTACCCGAAATCTTTAGACGGCTGGCCATAGGTACTCTATGTGTTACCCTTACCTATTCCGGTATTGTCCTTGGCACCTACAAACCTAGATTCAAAAAAAGATTCAATCCCCTTATAGTACTCCCTATCCTGACTATAACCCTTCTGATCATAGGAAAAAACACGAAATCCATGGCCATGGCTTTTATCCTATTTGTTCTACCTCAGCTCTTTGCTTGGATTATATTTTTCATTACATCATATAGAGAGACACGAGGTCGAGCTTAA
- a CDS encoding transcription antitermination factor NusB yields MAAPATKGVPFSVESCHSSIPQTKFREITLQILFAMDVSGQEDEVIPMVMREVRVSKRHVLSAFSMASAVIDNKNSLDDLLRENIEGSHQEKVSRLEKNVLRLICYERFSANDSPAADAVLISEAIRLTKKFGHPPASAFVHAVLDSIFQKNHSLTFTRISFPSNLKTN; encoded by the coding sequence ATGGCTGCGCCTGCTACAAAGGGAGTTCCTTTTAGCGTAGAGTCTTGTCACAGCTCTATCCCACAAACTAAGTTTCGGGAGATAACTTTACAGATCCTTTTTGCCATGGACGTTTCCGGCCAGGAAGATGAAGTTATTCCTATGGTCATGCGGGAGGTGCGCGTTTCCAAAAGACATGTCCTCAGCGCTTTTTCTATGGCGTCAGCTGTCATCGACAATAAAAATTCTCTCGACGACCTCCTAAGAGAAAATATAGAAGGAAGCCATCAAGAGAAAGTTTCTCGATTGGAGAAAAATGTCCTCCGACTCATTTGTTATGAGCGTTTTTCCGCTAATGATTCTCCTGCTGCCGATGCCGTACTTATTTCTGAAGCTATTAGATTAACAAAAAAATTTGGTCACCCACCAGCCTCGGCTTTCGTTCACGCCGTACTCGACTCTATCTTTCAAAAAAATCATTCCTTAACATTTACTAGAATCTCTTTTCCTTCTAACCTAAAGACCAACTAA
- a CDS encoding tRNA (guanine(46)-N(7))-methyltransferase TrmB: protein MRPKDLPLPFDRSRQHILIRDGILFIPSYSTSKLDEQFVMPSWEELFPGSNPICCEVCSGNGDWVIDQAEKFSYKNWVAVERRFDRIRKIWSKRENRGLQNLFLVCGDAQTFLKDFVPKASFSEVHVNFPDPWPKPRHHKHRLFQTAFVDDLSKSMCARGILSVVTDHIEFLEASLIAIMKKFSPQQLQPYYEEIETNYGNSWFENLWRMKGKKIFRARFENDGI, encoded by the coding sequence GTGAGACCCAAAGATTTACCGCTTCCATTCGACAGAAGTCGACAACACATCCTTATTAGAGATGGGATTTTATTCATTCCTTCTTACTCAACATCAAAGTTAGACGAGCAGTTTGTTATGCCCTCTTGGGAAGAATTATTCCCAGGAAGCAATCCTATTTGTTGTGAGGTTTGTTCGGGAAATGGAGACTGGGTTATAGACCAAGCTGAAAAATTTTCTTATAAGAATTGGGTTGCTGTTGAAAGAAGGTTTGATAGAATCCGGAAAATTTGGTCAAAAAGGGAGAACAGGGGATTGCAGAATCTTTTTCTGGTATGTGGTGATGCACAAACATTTCTCAAAGATTTTGTTCCCAAAGCTTCTTTCAGCGAGGTGCATGTTAATTTTCCAGATCCATGGCCCAAGCCTAGGCACCATAAGCATCGATTGTTTCAAACAGCTTTTGTAGATGATCTGTCTAAATCTATGTGTGCTAGGGGGATATTATCCGTAGTTACAGATCATATAGAGTTTTTAGAGGCCTCCTTGATTGCTATTATGAAAAAATTTTCTCCCCAACAACTACAGCCCTATTACGAAGAAATAGAAACCAATTATGGGAATTCTTGGTTTGAAAACCTATGGAGAATGAAGGGGAAGAAGATCTTTCGAGCCAGATTTGAAAACGATGGGATATAG